CTATTCTTTAAGTAAAGTTGGATATATCTGCATACCTAAAGTTTACTTACTGCTAGATCTCTTATATTGTCTGGACGGTTTAACTATATTATCACCCAGCTTTAATCTGCTAAAatgaataatgtataaatatatattaaaacattattaacatcTCAATattctgtaaaactgcttttaaACCATGTggaaagcactatacaaataaaattaactttatatACACAGTTAATTCatatttctttataataattCATGTTAGTTTATACAACATTAAACAATTATAATGCATTAGTATATGCTGAATATAAAATTGACCTAAACGCTATAAAAAAAGTACTGATCATTGATAGTTCATGTTATCAAATTGGAatgtattgtaaagtgtttccaTTACCATTAAAATACGCTCAATTCAGATACTCTAAGATAGGGTTGAAGATAACTTTAACCCGTGAAGTATCTAGGGAATTGATTAAAGTTTGcagattaaagttattttattttaaagtctcaTGGATTTCTATGCTGATCCTGGTCTAGCAAGTAGACCAGCGTGATCATCTTGGTGAAACCATTTTGGTAAACGTAGTTTAAGAAACCAAGTGTGGTTACCATCACACCAGCATCtagtttttaaagttattttgtaCCTGGTAGAAGTAGCACTGCAGAGGAGACTCCTTACTTTCTTCATCGACAAACAGGCCACCTACGATAAAGAGCTGGTTCTTCTTGGTGCAGAGACTCACATGGTTCTTTGGCACCTGCTCTGCTATGGCAGCCAGAAAACACTCATTCTCGGCCACATCATACGCCACAGCAGCCGTGTCATTGATCATGACGATCAGGTCTCGTCCGTACATCCCTATTCTACGATTATCGTTCAAGTAACCAGGCAGcagctcctcttcctcctctgctcCGGCCTCTCCATTCACCTCTCCTTCCTTCTTCTCTTTGGGTTTCTTCTCGGGGAGTTTTCCTCTGAAGGCATCTTTGATGACTTGGAGCTTCTTCAAGAGTTCTGGATCTGCCTTGATGATGTCATCGGTCTCAACTTTCTCCCTGAAGTACTTCTCCGGGAGAAGGCGGAAGCGGATGCACTCGAACACTTCGCCCAGATTCTTGGCGCGCTTGGCCTTGTCGCTGCGCACCCACTTCATCACAGACTCAAACACGATCTCCTCTTTCTCCACATTGAGTGTATCTCCACCAATCAGGGCCAAGAGCTCGTGAGGAGCCAGCTGAAGGAACTCCTCCTCAGCCGCCACAGTTTCAAAGCGGTCAGCGATGAAATCGCGTGCTGCTATGGCAAGCCTGGGAACGCTCAAGACCAGACCGAGCCTGAAGACGGCAAGACAATTAGACAGTGACAGCTTCTTCTGGAGATAGTTCACACATACTGTAAACACCGAGGGAATCTGGAAACGGTTTGCCACTGCAAAGATCTCCTGAACGTTGTCGTCCGTCAAGTCGATCTCAGCGGAATACAGGTACTGGATGATCATATCCATGATATTGGGATCAACGTCATCCAGAACTACTTCCTTACTTCCTTCCTTCTCCTTGCCGTCCTCAGAGAAGAAGAGCTCTCTGAAGTAAGGACTACAGGCGGCCATTATCAGGCGGTGGCAAGGAAAGCAGCGGTCGCCGATTTTCAAAGTGCAGTCCACAAACTTGTTCTCATTCAGAAGTTCTTTCAGTCCATCCTGAAGCAATGTGCTCTGGAACAGCCGCAGCTCCTCCTTTATGGCTTTAGGATCCATGCTGGTGGGTTTCAAGATAGGAATTGACGGACTAGAGAAGAAAAAGGGGAGAAGGTGGCTGCAGGTCTGCTCGCCACACCGGCCAGGCTGGAAAAGGACAGAGTGCTGAAAAGATTCCCAGAGTGGAGGGGCTGTTATTTAATCCTGCCGTCCTAAATATAACCCTACCGCTCTTGTCCACCCCCACTGCCTCTGTCATCCCTCAATGCTAGTTGTGAAGAAGGAGATCCCAATGTGATGGCCAGTCTGGATGTCAGCTCTCTCATAAAGATCTGAGGAGACCTGTTAGTCTGCAAGTTTTACCAATCCCAATGTATTCTTCTATATGTtgcctacaattttttttttttttaatgcaactgtCTATGAGTTCAATTCCCCACATAAACAGGGTTTAATAGCAGTGTTTGGAGACAGCTGCAGCTACAACAGGTGATGAGCCATTTTCAGCTGCTTCAACCACTCTGTGTCTTGAGTCAAACTTTATTATTCATGTGCCAGATCCTGGGAGGAGAATGTGCAAAAACTGTACTTTAAGGGGTACAACAGAGTCACTCAAAGAGTACAACTCACTCTCCAAGGGACATCTTGGTATCTAATAAAAAGGTTCATAGCTGTACCTTAAGGGTTTATTTTATCACTCTGGTATTTGTGTCTTTTAGAGGACGATAAGGTGTCTTTTTAAGGATATACTACCCCAGTGGCAAGCTGTTGTAAGTTTTTTGCAAAAACAAATTCTGTGTGGAAAACATTGCTTAAACACAACTTCAACTGTACAAATGCATTCAAAGATTAATACTTCCTGGTTCAATAGTAATTGGGTCATAACTCATGACTAATTATTTGAACTTCACTGGTGCCTTGACGATCACAAATACATAGGATTTCATGTTTTTCCAACTCTACCAAATGGTTCTAGATTGATCTCGGGGCTCAGAGGAGAGCGTCAGTCACACTAGAGACactattactaaaattaaaacagacagaAAGGTTTTGGGGGAAGGAGACATGTGTATTTTAAGTCAAAGCATTAAGGACATATGTGTGAGACTGTTAAAGAGGAAGCATTAGTGAAAAAGATACCAGTTTAATTGATCAAGGTTAGTTGAGGCTTATTCAGCATTAAGGTTTTTATATTCGATGCGGTTTTCtcagaagtttggggttgatTGTATTGGAGCCCTACTGATGTATAGTAGGGGTAAACATACATTAACAAAAATGGCAGGATTCAGGTCATGCCTGTCCAGGAGTGCcactgagatgaatgggaatgcttaTGGATTGCTTTCTCAGGTATTATGGACATCCTTAGACATCACAATATCATAATATTGTACCTTCATTTCTCTCCAAGAGATGGCAGTGTGCAAACTCAAAATTTCTACAGAACATCTTCCACCTTACCTCATTATAACACTATAAAAACCAACACGACTCTTTCTTGAGCTGAACATAATACAACATGATTTAGTGAACCGAATTTGTTGACATTGTAACAGCCAAGTCATTTATctacatacaaaatattttattaccaaaAGTACAAGATTAAAAATGACAAGCTTTAATACATTCCGAAAACATTAGTTCTCAAAATCAagactaaattacatttattatattaatgtgagTTCAATGAATGCTGGGTAACTATGACAGTATTACAGTATTGCTTTTTCACAGTTCTGCAGCTAGTGATACGAAACATACTCTGCTTGATCAATGAGCTACTCTCAATAAAATGTCCTGTCCCACCAATTTTTCATATACTTTGTGTATTTCAGTGCAGGTCCATTGTATTGGAGTGTGAGGAATTACAAACAAAGGGAAATGTATCCACAATGGATATCAGCCTCCTAAATGCAAAGAAAAGGGTGTGACTATATGGCAGACACTGGTGTCCATTTTCATTAAGTTAAGTTCGATAAGTTAAattcaaatgtgcattttacCTGCTCTCACGACAACACATGTGTTTTTGCAATCTTCTTCTGTGTCAAAGCGGTTACGGTTCCCATCACAGCCTCCGTACCAGAACTGCGCACAGGCGTTGGCCTGCCGGTCGTAGTACCAGCGGATGTTATAGTCCCGACAAGGGCCCTGATCCAGGAGCAGCTCACAACGGGGGTCCAGAGATACAACCTCTGaacacagatttaaaaaatgtatttatatatttcagatcTTGTCTAGTGAACTACATTGTCTAGTAACCACAAGTTACTTTTGTTATTCATGTGAATTTTAAActaggtttttgttgttgttgttgttgttcatcagacatttCAAGAAATCAAAAGACTGCAGTTTGGTGACCTGATGATCTGAAATGCATGTCATGTCTCAAATCCTGTACATGCATATGCAGCAGACTTTGCActtttaaatgagtaaaaagaTGCAAGTAAATgtcataaaatgaacaaaatgctttatttgtAAACCGTTGTAGTAATTTTCTAGTAATGTTTCCCAAAAAAATGAATGAGTGTCTATGATATCAGGGATTTGAAGAATGTACACTACCAAGCAAAAAATGTTcaattgtaagattttttttttttttttaattctcttatgctcactaaggctgcatttatttgattgaagaTACAGTAAACAAAGTTATactatatatgcatattttaaaatgtaatttattcctgtgatcaaagctgagctttcaggatcattactcagaaatcattctaatacgctgatgaaaaaagttgtgctgcctGCTGTTTCTTGcagaaactgtgatacttttttcaagttaaaaaaattaattgtttatatatataatatatatattacggagccccgcacatgacatgcaagaaaaaatttataaattgtacgcacaatttactaattcgttccctcagtgTACTGAAACGTGCACGcaattactattgtgttccctcgatttagTAAAATTGTGAGCACGATTTAGCAAATAGAGGgaataaattagtaaattgtgcgcacaatttataaattgagtgaacgaaatagtaaactgagggaacgcaatagtaaataactttatgtgaaaaaaacttttgaaacaatatttaagtcattactgtcactttaatttatttaatgcatctttgcttaaTACAAGCATTCACTTCTTTAATTAACTAACTAATTAAGAGAAATCCTACTGATGCCTGACTTtcaaacagtagtgtatttaGTCATGTATTAGTGAATGTGTTATGTTTTTACCTTTAGGCAATGGTGGTCGTGGTGCTGGTTTATACCGCACTGAGGTTGACGTGTTCACAGTTGTGGATGACGATGTAGTCCCTGATGAAGGTCTGCTTTGTGTGGATGTCCCAGTGTCTGTTGGAGTATCTCCTCTACTGCTGCTCTGCTCTGAAGTGTTTGTGTCTGGCGTCTCAGGTACACGCTCATCCACCTGAGAGAACATTAGAAACTctaaaaacactcaaaacaaaatcaaagttGAGTGCAAGTAAAAATTCTCTTCATTATCTTAATTACCAAACCAAGGCCACCAAGAAAGCAGGTGGTCACTGTTGAGACCATCAGTGAACTAACCTCGGTAATGTCTGGAGCAGCTGTTGGAGCAAACGTGTCTCCTCTCCCGCTCTCATGAGTGACAGTGTTCATCCCCGAGTGTGTTCTCGTGTTCTCTCTGTGGCTGTTATGTATGTTGGTGCCATAATTGTCCCTGCCGTTACCATTGATGCGGTTGCCATTAATCCCATATCCGTTTTCAAAACCATTAATGCGACTGAAGATAAGTGATCCATTCTCATCCTCACAGAGCTTATTGACTAGTTTGGACTCCAGAGCTGTGGATTCaattaaaaagagagaaaagcaatATTAGATATTTAAATCTATACA
The Carassius auratus strain Wakin chromosome 31, ASM336829v1, whole genome shotgun sequence DNA segment above includes these coding regions:
- the LOC113050974 gene encoding kelch-like protein 41b, with the translated sequence MDPKAIKEELRLFQSTLLQDGLKELLNENKFVDCTLKIGDRCFPCHRLIMAACSPYFRELFFSEDGKEKEGSKEVVLDDVDPNIMDMIIQYLYSAEIDLTDDNVQEIFAVANRFQIPSVFTVCVNYLQKKLSLSNCLAVFRLGLVLSVPRLAIAARDFIADRFETVAAEEEFLQLAPHELLALIGGDTLNVEKEEIVFESVMKWVRSDKAKRAKNLGEVFECIRFRLLPEKYFREKVETDDIIKADPELLKKLQVIKDAFRGKLPEKKPKEKKEGEVNGEAGAEEEEELLPGYLNDNRRIGMYGRDLIVMINDTAAVAYDVAENECFLAAIAEQVPKNHVSLCTKKNQLFIVGGLFVDEESKESPLQCYFYQLDTIASDWRAMPPMPSPRCLFNMGESENLLFAIAGKDLQTNESLDSVMCYDTEKMKWHETKKLPLRIHGHSVVSHNNLVYCIGGKTDDNKAINKMFVYNHKQSEWRELAAMKTPRAMFGAVVHKGKIIVTGGVNEEGLTALSETYDFGTNKWDTFTEFPQERSSVNLVSSGGNLFAIGGFAIVELEDKNIGPSEITDIWQYEEDKKTWSGMLREMRYASGSSCVGMRLNAARMPKL